One Deinococcus sp. LM3 DNA segment encodes these proteins:
- a CDS encoding FAD-binding dehydrogenase, with product MSEPNADIIVVGAGLAGLVAAAEAADAGKRVLLLDQEGEQNLGGQAFWSFGGLFLVDSPEQRRLGIRDSRELALSDWMTTAGFDRPEDHWPRQWAQAYVDFAAGEKRSWLAAQGLKLFPVVGWAERGGQGALGPGNSVPRFHITWGTGPGVVEPFERRVRAHLQSGRIRAHFRHRVRELVFDGPAVAGVRGDVLEPSAVARGEASSRVIVGDFDLRAGAVIVTSGGIGGNHELVRRNWPRERLGEPPAFMVAGVPAHVDGQLQQTVHAQGANLINPDRMWHYTEGLRNWNPIWKGHGIRVLPGPSSLWLSPGGERLPYPHAPGFDTLGTLTHITTQGWPYTWFVLNRAVIKKEFTLSGSEQNLDLTERDIRATLGRVGSRVSPSVQAFMDRGEDFVVRDTLDELLRGMADLTGDGLLDPEQVRREIHARDAALANPFGKDPQITALRGARAYLGDRLVRVVKPGPLLDPQSGPLIAVKLNILTRKTLGGLETDLSARVLGHGGQPIPGLYAAGEVAGFGGGGLHGYRALEGTFLGGCLFSGRIAGRAAAGAV from the coding sequence ATGAGCGAACCGAACGCAGACATCATCGTGGTGGGAGCCGGACTGGCCGGACTGGTCGCCGCCGCCGAGGCCGCCGACGCCGGAAAGCGCGTGCTGCTGCTGGATCAGGAGGGCGAGCAGAACCTGGGTGGGCAGGCCTTCTGGTCGTTCGGGGGCCTGTTCCTGGTGGACAGCCCCGAGCAGCGCCGCCTGGGCATCCGCGACAGCCGTGAACTGGCCCTGAGCGACTGGATGACCACCGCCGGTTTCGACCGGCCCGAGGATCACTGGCCCCGGCAGTGGGCGCAGGCGTACGTGGACTTCGCGGCGGGCGAGAAACGCTCGTGGCTGGCCGCGCAGGGCCTGAAACTGTTCCCGGTGGTCGGCTGGGCCGAGCGGGGCGGGCAGGGCGCGCTGGGACCGGGCAACAGCGTCCCGCGCTTCCACATCACCTGGGGGACCGGGCCGGGCGTGGTCGAGCCGTTCGAGCGGCGCGTGCGTGCCCACCTGCAGTCCGGGCGCATCCGCGCGCACTTCCGGCACCGGGTACGGGAACTGGTGTTCGACGGTCCGGCCGTGGCAGGCGTGCGCGGCGACGTGCTGGAGCCCTCGGCGGTCGCGCGCGGCGAGGCGAGTTCCCGCGTGATCGTCGGGGACTTCGACCTGCGGGCCGGGGCGGTCATCGTGACGTCCGGCGGGATCGGCGGGAACCATGAGCTGGTGCGCCGCAACTGGCCGCGCGAGCGGCTGGGTGAACCCCCGGCGTTCATGGTGGCGGGCGTGCCGGCGCACGTGGACGGGCAGTTGCAGCAGACGGTGCACGCGCAGGGCGCGAACCTGATCAACCCGGACCGCATGTGGCACTACACCGAGGGCCTGCGTAACTGGAACCCCATCTGGAAGGGGCACGGCATCCGCGTGCTGCCGGGGCCGAGCAGCCTGTGGCTCTCCCCGGGCGGCGAGCGGCTGCCGTACCCGCACGCGCCGGGCTTCGACACGCTGGGCACCCTGACGCACATCACCACGCAGGGCTGGCCGTACACGTGGTTCGTGCTGAACCGCGCGGTTATCAAGAAGGAATTCACGCTCAGCGGCTCAGAGCAGAACCTCGATCTGACCGAACGGGACATCCGCGCCACGCTGGGCCGCGTGGGCAGCCGCGTGTCACCCAGCGTGCAGGCCTTCATGGACCGGGGCGAGGACTTCGTGGTCCGCGACACTCTGGACGAGCTGCTGCGCGGCATGGCCGACCTGACCGGCGACGGCCTGCTGGACCCCGAACAGGTCCGCCGCGAGATTCACGCGCGCGACGCGGCCCTGGCCAACCCCTTCGGGAAGGACCCGCAGATCACCGCGCTGCGCGGCGCCCGCGCCTACCTGGGCGACCGACTGGTGCGCGTCGTGAAACCGGGCCCGCTGCTGGACCCGCAGAGCGGCCCGCTGATCGCCGTGAAACTGAACATCCTGACCCGCAAGACCCTCGGCGGCCTGGAAACCGACCTGAGCGCGCGCGTGCTGGGGCACGGCGGGCAGCCCATTCCCGGCCTGTACGCGGCGGGCGAGGTCGCGGGCTTCGGCGGCGGCGGCCTGCACGGCTACCGCGCGCTGGAAGGCACCTTCCTGGGCGGCTGCCTGTTCAGCGGCCGGATCGCGGGCCGCGCCGCCGCCGGGGCCGTGTAG
- a CDS encoding HU family DNA-binding protein, with product MLLTMTKKSAKAPAKKPAAKAAPAAKAAPKAESTKVAKTQLVEMVADKTGLTKKQSEEAVSAMLDVIVGAIKGGQSVGLPGLGTLSVKATAARTGVKPGTSEKIQIPAGKKVAFKVASTLKGNL from the coding sequence ATGCTGCTCACCATGACGAAAAAGTCTGCTAAAGCCCCCGCCAAGAAGCCCGCTGCCAAGGCCGCTCCCGCCGCCAAGGCCGCCCCCAAGGCCGAGAGCACCAAGGTCGCCAAGACCCAGCTCGTGGAAATGGTCGCCGACAAGACCGGCCTGACCAAGAAGCAGAGCGAGGAAGCCGTCAGCGCCATGCTGGACGTCATCGTGGGCGCCATCAAGGGCGGCCAGAGCGTCGGCCTGCCCGGTCTGGGCACCCTGAGCGTCAAGGCCACCGCCGCCCGCACCGGCGTCAAGCCCGGCACCAGCGAGAAGATCCAGATTCCCGCCGGCAAGAAAGTGGCCTTCAAGGTCGCCAGCACCCTCAAGGGCAACCTGTAA